The Marivirga tractuosa DSM 4126 genome contains the following window.
TTTTATCTCCTACTTTACCAAATTCATACTTTGTATCCACTAAAATCAATCCATTTTTAGCAGCAATTTCAGTCCCTCTTTGAAATAATTGCTGAGTATAACTTTCTAGTTTCTCATATTCTTCTTTGGAAACCAAACCTTGTTTTAAAATTTCTTCTCTGGAAATATCTTCATCATGTCCTTCGTGGGCTTTGGTTGTTGGTGTAATTATTGGACTTGGCAATTTATCATTTTCTTTCAAGCCTTCTGGTAATGAAACTCCACAAACACTGCGTTTCCCATCTCTGTATTCGCGCCAAGCATGACCCGCCAAATAGCCTCTTATCACCATTTCTACAGGATAAGTCTCACAATTAAATCCTACACTCACATTGGGATCAGGATTTGCTATTAGCCAATTCGGCACTATATCTTCGGTATCCTTTAATGCTTTTGCAGCTATTTGATTTAGCACCTGTCCTTTGAAAGGAATAGCCCGCGGCATCACCACATCGAAAGCCGAAAGGCGATCTGTAGCCACCATGATTAATTGATCGGGCGTGGTATAAACATCCCTTACCTTTCCTCTATAAAAATTTTGCTGATTGGGCAGCTGAAAATTGGTTTCTCTAATTGCTTCCATTAGGGCAAAAATAGCTAAGTGTTTGCAGATATAAAACACTGCATTGAAAAAGAAAGAATATATGTCCAAATGAATAGCTTAAGAGATATTTGCAGTCAGGAATTAAATGAATTTCATTTTTTTTAAACTTTCTCATTGTATTACCAATATTTATTGCAAACCTTTGTAATTCAAATTGAAAGAAAATAACACCATAGCGCAAAATTTTACTTCATCAGCAATTATTGCTGTTGATGCTGTGGCTGTATTGCGTAGTCGCCAGACTCGCAGGTTTTTCTTTAGGGCATAGCCCTTTTCTATTCTAGGATACCCTATGCGGGAATCCAATACCCCAATTATATCATATTATAAAATTCAATAATGCTTAATTGCTAAATCCTCTTTTCATTTGGAGAAGGATTAGGGATGAGGCTCTTCAATTTTTCATTCAATGGAAAAATCCAAGTTTATCATACGAATTGCTAAAGAAGCAGACCAAATTTACGCATATACCATTATAGAAGAAATGGCAGCATCAGCTGCTAAAAGAGGGACTGGTATTGCCCGTAGATCAGTTGAATATATCGAAAAAAAGATGCTGGAGGGCAAAGCTGTGATTGCTTTGACTCAGGATAAAACTTGGGCAGGCTTCTGTTATATAGAATCTTGGGATCACGAGAAATATGTTGCCAATTCAGGATTGATTGTTGCGCCCGAGTTTAGAAATTCCGGTTTAGCCAAAGCCATTAAATCCGAAATATTTCAGTTGAGCAGAAAGAAATACCCTGAGGCTAAAATTTTTGGTTTGACCACTGGAAGTGCTGTGATGAAAATCAATTCAGCTTTAGGCTATATCCCCGTGAGCTACTCAGCCTTAACAAAAGACGAGGAGTTCTGGAAAGGCTGTCAAAGCTGCGTGAATTATGATATTCTGCAGTCTAAAAACAAGCAGAATTGCATTTGTACCGCCATGTTATACACGCCCAAGCCTGAAAGCAAAGGCAAAGCACTCAGGAAGAATTTCACCAAAAACATCAAACTATTTGAGCGCTGGACCAGGATCAAAAAGCATGTGATGCTGAAGCTTAAAAAGCATTCAGATCATCTTGTGAATCTGTTTTAATCTTCCAGCAAAGCCCTATAGAGACACTGACTGCGAGATGGCCGGGTGATTGGATCATTGGAAAACCAGCTTAAAAATTAAACAGATCTGCTTAGTTATATTAAGAGCTTAGCCAAACCTGTCAGGTTTCGAGAAATTAATAAAACTGAAATGGATGTGTTCTCCATCGCTAAGATCAAGGACAAACCTGACAGGTTTCCTTAATATGTTAAGCTTGAAAAAGTAGGAATAGAATTGAAATAAATACATTAAAAATATAAAAAATGAAAAAAGTTGTTTTAGCCTATAGTGGAGGATTGGATACCACCTTCTGCGGCTTATACTTATCAAAAGAATTAGGCTATGAAGTACATGCCGTTTTAGTCAATACAGGAGGTTTTTCTTCTGAAGAATTGAAAGCCGTAGATGCAAAAGCCAAAAAATTAGGGATTGCTTCCTTCACGGTCATCGATTGCCTGGAAACTTTCTATCAGAATGTTATCCGATTTTTGGTGTTCGGTAATATTCTTAAAAACCAGACTTATCCTCTTTCGGTCAGCACAGAAAGAATAGTGCAGGCGCAGGCCTTGGCTCAATATGCAAAAGAAATCGGAGCTGATGCTTTGGCACATGGAAGTACGGGAGCGGGCAATGACCAGGTAAGATTTGATATGATTTTTCAAACCTTACTACCTGAAATCGAAATCATTACTCCGATTAGAGATTTAAAACTTAGCCGAGAACAGGAGATTGATTTCCTCAAGAAGCAGGGAGTTGAAATGGATTTTGAAAAATCTAAGTATTCTATCAATAAAGGAATATGGGGAACTTCTGTTGGAGGTGCAGAGACTTTAACTTCTGATCAATATTTACCAGATGAAGCATTTCCTACTCCTATCACTAAGAAAGATGAGGAAGAAATTTCTCTGTCTTTTGAAAAAGGGGAGCTGATTGGAATCAATGATAAAGTATTTTCTCATCCTACGGAAGCTATTCAGGCTTTAGATAAAATCGCTTCGCCCTTCGGAATCGGCAGAGATATTCATGTGGGCGATACCATAATCGGCATAAAAGGAAGAGTAGGTTTTGAAGCAGCTGCAGCATTAATCATCATCAAAGCGCATCATCTTTTGGAAAAACACACCCTTACCAAATGGCAAATATTCTGGAAGAATCAGCTATCGGAATTTTATGGTAATCACTTGCATGAAGGACATTATTTAGACCCTGTGATGCGAAATATTGAAGCCATGCTGTTGGACAGTCAGCAAAAAGTATGCGGTAAGGTTTATGTGAAATTGAAACCTGAACATTTCGTGCTAAAAGGAATCGAATCACCTCATGATTTGATGTCGGCAAAGTTTGGCAGTTATGGAGAAATGAACCTTGCCTGGACAGCTGAGGATGTAAAAGGATTCACCAAAATCATAGGCAATCAAACTGCAATTTATCACCAAGTAAACAAAGAAAATGGATAAGCTAAAAATTGGAATAGTGGGAGCCGCAGGCTATGCAGGGGGTGAGCTGATAAGATTATTATTGCATCATCCTAAAGCAGAGATTGATTTTGTTTTGAGCAACAGCCAAAATGGAAAAAAAGTTAGCGAGGTCCATACAGATTTAATTGGTGAGACAGACCTAGTATTCACTCAATCACTGAAAGAAAGTGCTCAAGTCATATTCTTGGCATTACCTCATGGGAGATCACAGCAATTTCTTCACGAAAATAAAATAGCCGATCAGGTTTTGGTGATTGATTTAAGCACTGATTTTAGAGATGAAAAAGAAGATTTCGTTTATGGTTTGACCGAAGTTTTTCCTGATAAGATTAAATCTTCCAAGCGAATTGCGAATCCAGGTTGCTTTGCCACTGCCATTCAGTTGGCATTAGCTCCCGCAGTTGCCCAATCCTGGACAAAGCAAAGCATTCATGTGAGCGGTATTACAGGGAGCACGGGAGCTGGCGTAATCCCTTCGGATACTACCCATTTTAGTTGGCGAAATCAGAATATATCTTCTTATAAATTATTCGAACATCAACATTTGCATGAAGTCAAGCAGACTTTCACTCAATTGGATTCATATTTCAAGGAAGAAATCCTATTCGTGCCTTACAGAGGCAATTTCTCTAGGGGGATTTTGACAACAGTCTATTTTCCATTTGAAGGAAAACTCGAGGACGCTAAGAAGGAATTTATAAAATATTACAAATCCTCAAGCTTTGTTCATATATCTGATGACTTAATTGATTTGAAACAAGTGGTCAATACCAACAAATGTCTATTGCATCTAGAAGTAACATCAGGTCAGTTGATTATTACTTCCATCATTGACAATCTACTGAAAGGAGCTGCCGGACAAGCAGTGCAAAACATGAATCTACACTTAGGCTGGGAGGAAAACTTAGGTTTACAACTAAAAGCCAACGCCTATTAAATTAAGAGAAATGCAAAATTTTATAAAATTTGAAACTCAATCCACAGCTGAAAAATTAATTCAATCAGCACTTCAATTTAAGGAAAAGCCTTTTTTGCAAAAAGAATTGGGCAAAGAACTTAGAATAGGACTAATTTTTCTAAACCCCAGTTTGAGAACCCGTGTGAGCACACAAATTGCCGCCAAAAATCTCGGGATGGAGGCAATTGTTTTCAATATCGACAAAGAAGGCTGGGCACTGGAATTTGAAGAAGGCGTCATCATGAATGAAAACAAAGCAGAGCACATCAAAGAAGCGGCATCGGTATTAGGTAGCTATTTTGATATCTTGGCTATCCGTGCCTTCCCCACTTTAACGGATAAAAAGCAGGATATGGCTGATAAAGTTATCCATCAATTTATCAAATACAGCCAAAAAC
Protein-coding sequences here:
- a CDS encoding phosphoribosylaminoimidazolesuccinocarboxamide synthase — translated: MEAIRETNFQLPNQQNFYRGKVRDVYTTPDQLIMVATDRLSAFDVVMPRAIPFKGQVLNQIAAKALKDTEDIVPNWLIANPDPNVSVGFNCETYPVEMVIRGYLAGHAWREYRDGKRSVCGVSLPEGLKENDKLPSPIITPTTKAHEGHDEDISREEILKQGLVSKEEYEKLESYTQQLFQRGTEIAAKNGLILVDTKYEFGKVGDKIYLIDEIHTPDSSRFFYSDVYDENQSKGLKQKQLSKEFVREWLIENGFQGKDGQKIPEMTDEKVEEISNRYIELYEKVTGEKFKPRDYNDVLKTIEQNILKSIK
- a CDS encoding GNAT family N-acetyltransferase yields the protein MEKSKFIIRIAKEADQIYAYTIIEEMAASAAKRGTGIARRSVEYIEKKMLEGKAVIALTQDKTWAGFCYIESWDHEKYVANSGLIVAPEFRNSGLAKAIKSEIFQLSRKKYPEAKIFGLTTGSAVMKINSALGYIPVSYSALTKDEEFWKGCQSCVNYDILQSKNKQNCICTAMLYTPKPESKGKALRKNFTKNIKLFERWTRIKKHVMLKLKKHSDHLVNLF
- the argG gene encoding argininosuccinate synthase encodes the protein MKKVVLAYSGGLDTTFCGLYLSKELGYEVHAVLVNTGGFSSEELKAVDAKAKKLGIASFTVIDCLETFYQNVIRFLVFGNILKNQTYPLSVSTERIVQAQALAQYAKEIGADALAHGSTGAGNDQVRFDMIFQTLLPEIEIITPIRDLKLSREQEIDFLKKQGVEMDFEKSKYSINKGIWGTSVGGAETLTSDQYLPDEAFPTPITKKDEEEISLSFEKGELIGINDKVFSHPTEAIQALDKIASPFGIGRDIHVGDTIIGIKGRVGFEAAAALIIIKAHHLLEKHTLTKWQIFWKNQLSEFYGNHLHEGHYLDPVMRNIEAMLLDSQQKVCGKVYVKLKPEHFVLKGIESPHDLMSAKFGSYGEMNLAWTAEDVKGFTKIIGNQTAIYHQVNKENG
- the argC gene encoding N-acetyl-gamma-glutamyl-phosphate reductase, producing MDKLKIGIVGAAGYAGGELIRLLLHHPKAEIDFVLSNSQNGKKVSEVHTDLIGETDLVFTQSLKESAQVIFLALPHGRSQQFLHENKIADQVLVIDLSTDFRDEKEDFVYGLTEVFPDKIKSSKRIANPGCFATAIQLALAPAVAQSWTKQSIHVSGITGSTGAGVIPSDTTHFSWRNQNISSYKLFEHQHLHEVKQTFTQLDSYFKEEILFVPYRGNFSRGILTTVYFPFEGKLEDAKKEFIKYYKSSSFVHISDDLIDLKQVVNTNKCLLHLEVTSGQLIITSIIDNLLKGAAGQAVQNMNLHLGWEENLGLQLKANAY